GAAACGCGAAGGTCAGATTGTTTCACGGGAGAACCTCTCGATCACGGATTTCATGCGCGCATAGAGAGAAAGGGTCAGAACCGTGATCAGCACACACCACAGGGTGAAGGCGGGAAGAAAGAGAAGGTGGAAGCTCCAGGATTTCAGGATGACGCCCAGAACCGCCATCTGCAGGAAGATGAAGAGGCAGGAAATCAGGATTGCCTGAAGGGCAAGGTGGCCTTCCATCATCCCGACAAGAATTTCCTGCCTTTCCCGGGGCAGTTTCAAAAAGATCGGTTTCAAAGGGATGGTGAGGGCTCCGGGATTCTGGCGGCCCACCCATCGGACGCCGAGGCTCATGAGATAGAAAAAAAAGGAAAAGCCCATGACGATCAACAGGGGCGTTACCCATAGAAGAATGGAGGTGCGGGCGAACCGGTCGGGTTGGCCGGCAAGGTTGAAATGGATGGGAATCCGCCTCGGCAGGCTTCCGTAGCTCATCCAAAGGAAAACACCATGGAAGAACATGAGGACGATATTCAACAACCAGCCATTCCTTACTGACACCGGCCTATCATAGCAAAGGGCCCCGGGACCGACAAGGGAATTTGTTTTATTCACCGGCAGGATCGATTTCCATGATCGCACCGGTACCCTGCCGTCTCAGTCGAAATTCATGGAAGTCCTCCAAAATCGCGTAAAAACAGGGGATGA
The sequence above is a segment of the Thermoanaerobaculia bacterium genome. Coding sequences within it:
- a CDS encoding DUF1648 domain-containing protein, which gives rise to MSVRNGWLLNIVLMFFHGVFLWMSYGSLPRRIPIHFNLAGQPDRFARTSILLWVTPLLIVMGFSFFFYLMSLGVRWVGRQNPGALTIPLKPIFLKLPRERQEILVGMMEGHLALQAILISCLFIFLQMAVLGVILKSWSFHLLFLPAFTLWCVLITVLTLSLYARMKSVIERFSRETI